A region of Novipirellula aureliae DNA encodes the following proteins:
- a CDS encoding Eco57I restriction-modification methylase domain-containing protein, which produces MASLSSELRRKLEKAVVEARKVAELGARQALESLTVHEAKRGDHVKTEEQIQLRNRLRAHGRFLGDRRDASGVQSIDRLVEECAYQHWHRILFARFLAENDCLWHPDLKALVSLEEVEELAHEEGTHQWELAGRFAQAALPAIFPADNPVLEVKLPPEVLSTLIELVEEPASEQSNTGLAREVFRTDDSLGWVYQFWQNDANERANKSEEKINAATLPAVTQFFTEDYMVMSLLHNTLGAWHAGKVLAENPELAKTANDEDELRRAVALTEAGGYEFEYLRFVRESQETDGESEDGDGPWRPMGGTLEGWPRAAAELKVLDPCCGSGHFLVAAFELLARLRMREESLGLSAAIDAVLEDNLFGLELDKRCVQIAVFNVALSAWKMDSYRELPSMTIAHVGQSIGATREQWMKLLKKEPTAESSSAERKTLPAEAQEGLGFFWGQLYEMFSQASTLGSLINPKRSLDSFLLSDEQTAFLYGLLATAVAADPNTEPESHELGLAAKGLAVAVSLLSENYTLVATNVPYLGRAKQDVPLQEHSDAFFKIGRADLSTTCVLRVIDLLERGGTGCLVTPQNWFFLKTYRRLREHLIKTVELNAIITLGSNAFRDMNWWAATTGLITFTRAQPSETSHFAGMDTGGVKPPNGKAALLRGSHDIAEVSDEIAEDGFSLTSDSKTSLISQTGIGANPDSRFVIAKQSKFRLLRHTAEAYHGLTTGDSLRMQLKFWEFDSKSPEWDWFMGSCDSTMLYGGRSNVLRWCNGEGAIDELLGARKDGREAWGRNGVLVRQMRHLPATLYTGEPFDNNTATLVPEDESHLAAVWAFASSREYHEAVRKIDQKVSVTSATLALVPFDIDHWSKKASADFPLGLPAPESDDPTQWLFHGWPSESTSPLQVAVARLLGYRWPAELDSEMRLSERARALVARCSELDSFIDDDGIVCVPSVRGEDAAADRLARLLSACDVTTNENLDDWLRNRFFKEHCETFSQRPFIWHIYDGRKQDGFHALVNYHKLAGPGGRKVLESLTYSYLGDWITRQKDEVKRELPAAEARLLAAEELFKRLEAILEGEPPYDLFVRWKPIHEQPIGFEPDINDGVRINIRPFMALDLPGVPKDAGVFRVKPKIKWTKDRGKEPERPIEEYPWFWSWDEKTTDFTGGDEFDGVRWNDCHYTNAFKQAARRAAATRPQHSNTRDK; this is translated from the coding sequence ATGGCATCACTTTCTAGCGAACTGAGACGGAAACTCGAAAAGGCGGTTGTTGAAGCGCGCAAGGTGGCTGAGCTTGGTGCTCGCCAGGCGTTGGAATCGTTGACAGTGCATGAGGCAAAGCGGGGCGATCACGTTAAGACCGAGGAACAGATTCAGCTGCGGAATCGCTTGCGTGCTCACGGTCGGTTCTTGGGTGATCGCCGGGACGCTTCAGGGGTGCAGTCGATCGACCGGCTGGTCGAAGAGTGTGCGTATCAACATTGGCATCGCATTCTGTTCGCTCGTTTCTTGGCTGAAAATGATTGTTTGTGGCACCCTGACCTGAAGGCGTTGGTTTCGTTGGAGGAAGTTGAGGAGCTGGCGCACGAAGAGGGTACGCACCAGTGGGAACTGGCGGGTCGTTTCGCTCAGGCTGCCTTACCGGCCATCTTTCCAGCCGACAATCCGGTACTGGAAGTCAAGTTGCCGCCGGAGGTCTTGAGTACCTTGATCGAACTGGTCGAAGAACCGGCGAGCGAACAGAGCAATACTGGGTTGGCGAGGGAGGTCTTCCGTACTGACGACAGCTTGGGCTGGGTCTATCAGTTTTGGCAGAACGATGCCAACGAGCGAGCGAACAAGTCGGAAGAGAAGATCAATGCTGCGACTTTGCCGGCGGTGACTCAGTTCTTCACTGAAGACTATATGGTGATGTCACTGCTGCATAACACATTAGGTGCTTGGCATGCCGGCAAGGTACTGGCGGAGAATCCAGAACTAGCCAAAACAGCCAATGATGAAGATGAGCTTCGCCGAGCCGTGGCGCTGACCGAGGCAGGTGGATATGAGTTCGAGTACCTACGATTCGTTCGTGAGTCGCAAGAAACTGACGGCGAATCAGAGGATGGCGACGGACCATGGCGGCCGATGGGCGGAACGCTAGAGGGTTGGCCTCGGGCTGCGGCGGAGTTGAAAGTCCTTGATCCGTGTTGCGGCAGCGGGCACTTTCTGGTGGCTGCATTTGAGCTGCTGGCTCGGCTACGGATGCGGGAAGAATCGCTTGGTCTGTCAGCTGCAATTGACGCAGTTTTGGAAGACAACCTGTTCGGCTTGGAGTTGGACAAACGCTGTGTTCAGATCGCGGTGTTCAACGTCGCGCTGTCGGCGTGGAAGATGGATAGTTATCGCGAGTTACCATCAATGACGATCGCCCACGTCGGTCAGTCGATCGGGGCCACGCGTGAGCAGTGGATGAAGTTGCTCAAAAAAGAACCGACGGCAGAATCTAGCAGTGCTGAGAGAAAGACACTTCCTGCCGAAGCTCAAGAAGGGCTCGGTTTTTTTTGGGGACAGCTCTATGAAATGTTCAGTCAAGCTTCGACGCTTGGAAGCTTGATAAATCCAAAGCGTTCGCTCGATTCATTCTTGCTGAGCGATGAGCAAACAGCGTTTCTATACGGATTGCTGGCGACGGCAGTCGCTGCCGATCCGAATACCGAGCCGGAATCGCACGAGCTGGGATTGGCGGCAAAAGGTCTTGCAGTCGCCGTGAGTTTATTGTCGGAGAATTACACATTGGTAGCTACTAACGTACCTTACCTGGGCAGGGCGAAGCAGGATGTCCCGCTTCAAGAGCACAGTGATGCGTTTTTTAAGATTGGGCGGGCTGACCTATCGACCACGTGTGTACTTCGTGTTATCGACCTGCTCGAACGCGGTGGCACGGGTTGTCTCGTAACACCCCAAAATTGGTTTTTCCTGAAAACGTACCGTCGTCTACGTGAGCACTTAATTAAGACCGTCGAACTAAACGCAATCATCACGTTGGGATCGAATGCGTTTAGAGACATGAATTGGTGGGCTGCAACTACCGGACTCATCACATTCACGCGAGCACAGCCGAGCGAAACCAGCCATTTCGCTGGAATGGATACGGGCGGCGTGAAGCCTCCAAACGGAAAAGCCGCATTATTGAGAGGCTCACATGATATCGCGGAGGTTAGTGACGAGATTGCTGAAGACGGGTTCAGTCTTACATCAGATTCTAAGACGTCGCTTATTTCGCAAACAGGGATTGGCGCAAACCCCGACTCGCGATTTGTAATAGCTAAGCAAAGCAAGTTTCGTTTGCTTCGTCATACGGCTGAGGCGTACCACGGACTTACAACTGGTGATAGCTTACGAATGCAGTTGAAGTTTTGGGAATTCGATTCCAAGAGCCCGGAGTGGGACTGGTTCATGGGGTCATGTGACTCGACAATGCTCTACGGCGGGAGAAGCAATGTCCTAAGGTGGTGTAACGGTGAAGGAGCAATTGACGAATTACTTGGAGCAAGAAAGGATGGGAGAGAGGCGTGGGGCCGAAATGGCGTTCTGGTACGACAGATGCGTCATCTCCCAGCAACGCTCTATACCGGCGAGCCGTTCGACAACAATACTGCAACGCTTGTTCCAGAAGACGAGAGTCATCTTGCTGCAGTATGGGCTTTTGCCAGCTCACGTGAGTATCATGAGGCAGTTAGGAAGATAGATCAGAAGGTTAGTGTGACCAGTGCTACACTCGCTCTGGTGCCATTCGATATAGATCACTGGAGCAAGAAGGCTAGTGCTGATTTTCCGCTTGGTCTCCCTGCACCTGAGTCCGACGATCCAACACAATGGCTCTTTCACGGATGGCCATCCGAATCAACATCACCGCTGCAAGTTGCCGTTGCTCGATTGCTAGGCTATCGCTGGCCAGCGGAACTCGATTCCGAAATGCGACTGAGTGAGCGTGCGCGCGCTTTGGTTGCTCGTTGCAGCGAACTCGATTCATTCATCGACGACGACGGCATTGTCTGCGTTCCATCGGTTCGCGGCGAAGACGCCGCTGCCGATCGTTTGGCTCGTTTGCTTTCCGCGTGCGATGTCACGACGAACGAGAACCTGGATGATTGGCTGCGCAACAGATTCTTCAAGGAGCACTGTGAGACCTTCAGTCAACGTCCATTCATTTGGCACATTTATGATGGTCGAAAGCAAGACGGTTTCCATGCGTTGGTGAACTATCACAAGCTGGCAGGACCCGGTGGCCGCAAGGTGCTGGAGAGTTTGACGTACAGCTACCTGGGTGACTGGATCACACGTCAAAAAGACGAAGTGAAACGTGAGTTGCCCGCCGCAGAGGCTCGCTTGCTGGCTGCCGAAGAGCTGTTCAAGCGACTTGAAGCGATTTTGGAGGGTGAGCCGCCGTACGATCTGTTCGTTCGCTGGAAACCGATCCATGAGCAACCGATCGGCTTTGAACCGGACATCAACGACGGCGTCCGCATCAACATCCGACCCTTCATGGCCTTGGACTTGCCGGGCGTCCCAAAGGATGCCGGCGTCTTTCGAGTGAAGCCAAAGATCAAGTGGACCAAGGACCGCGGCAAGGAGCCCGAACGTCCCATCGAAGAATACCCCTGGTTCTGGAGTTGGGATGAGAAGACCACTGACTTCACGGGAGGCGACGAATTCGACGGCGTCCGATGGAATGACTGTCATTACACCAATGCGTTCAAACAAGCAGCGCGTCGTGCTGCGGCCACCAGACCTCAACATTCAAACACAAGAGACAAATGA
- a CDS encoding TrlF family AAA-like ATPase, whose protein sequence is MMTEIIGSRWWKFDFHTHTPFSTDTPWHSLAGADELSPSAWLRKYMEAKIDCIAVTDHNGAGWVDKLAAEYRKLEENPPEWFRSLTLFPGVEISVNQGFHILGIFSPLTTTDSIHELLAVCGYMGLKGDPQVRTEKSCQDVVKIIRDRGGICIPAHVDIDNGLFAASETGQVSGDSQTIRQIWECNCFDAVEIRDPNWQPPGLWNDLRSELAVVVGSDCHNFRGERLPGQHFTWVKMGEPSFEGLQLALHDGNGTSIVRGETDADPNAHATPIIESVAINNLKLMGRSSGAMTTPLSPWLTALIGGRGSGKSTIIDSLRILFDRVGDLPKDMQSEFAEFQRIAPEKDKRGLLLEDTSISAIVLKNAARFRLTWTTTSGETKIERETAPDVWELDDGDVRQRFRVRVLSQKEVYEISRDPHALTNLIDQSEGLRLNDWREKRSQLHAKFKRLRNDQRELDSKIQPKQRLLGELGDVNIQLKVFEEGDNRQVLLDYQRRGRQERILDDQIEDVGRLEESIRGLVEEVAPNDFDEEQFDRDVQSDASAVKLIEEAVAKQQAAAASLRAIADDLQAFAIQWRSELSSTAWATTKKRVDERYEAVVSELTEAGVQDPNQYRKLVQQRALIEGELKQIGESEKRLAEIQVESRDCLREIAGHRREISQRRIEFLRDTLADNQFVRASVVPFGATADACETEFRRRVGCDQGFERDILGNENYTGAIGHLFTALPTEQEERSRVLDERLFELKSGVEEMAVGGDSKEYCTQSFAKRMAKLSPEQLDNVLLWFPDDVLKVEYCHDRSRNRWMPIEQGSPGQRSAAILAFLLSNETCPILLDQPEDDLDNHLIYDLIVQQIREKKSQRQIITATHNPNIVVNGDAELVLAMDATTGQCRVHPQRSGSLQEPRVRAEVCDVMEGGRQAFQKRYKRIMLPAPSNGGRHV, encoded by the coding sequence ATGATGACTGAAATCATTGGCAGCCGTTGGTGGAAATTCGACTTCCATACCCACACGCCGTTTTCGACGGATACACCGTGGCATTCACTTGCCGGTGCAGATGAACTGTCACCATCTGCTTGGTTACGTAAATACATGGAGGCCAAAATCGACTGTATCGCCGTCACCGATCACAACGGTGCGGGATGGGTAGACAAGCTGGCCGCTGAATACCGAAAACTGGAAGAAAACCCACCTGAATGGTTCCGGTCTCTGACCCTTTTCCCAGGTGTCGAGATTTCGGTGAACCAGGGATTTCATATTCTTGGAATATTCTCGCCGTTAACCACCACAGATTCGATTCATGAGTTACTGGCGGTGTGCGGGTACATGGGACTCAAGGGTGACCCTCAAGTCCGCACTGAGAAGTCGTGTCAGGACGTTGTCAAAATCATTCGTGATCGTGGCGGTATTTGCATTCCGGCACATGTCGACATCGACAATGGGCTATTTGCGGCGAGTGAGACCGGCCAGGTTAGCGGAGACTCACAGACGATCCGGCAAATCTGGGAATGCAACTGCTTCGACGCGGTTGAAATTCGCGATCCAAACTGGCAGCCGCCTGGGCTTTGGAACGATCTTCGATCAGAGCTTGCCGTAGTGGTCGGATCGGATTGCCACAACTTTCGAGGCGAGCGTCTGCCCGGTCAACATTTCACCTGGGTCAAGATGGGCGAGCCTTCATTTGAGGGTTTGCAACTTGCTTTGCATGACGGTAACGGCACGTCGATCGTTCGGGGAGAAACGGACGCTGATCCAAATGCTCACGCAACACCGATCATCGAGTCCGTTGCCATCAACAACCTGAAGCTTATGGGGCGAAGTAGCGGAGCCATGACGACTCCCCTTTCGCCTTGGTTGACGGCGCTGATCGGAGGTCGTGGATCGGGCAAGTCGACCATCATCGACAGTCTTCGCATTCTGTTCGACCGAGTTGGTGACTTACCAAAGGACATGCAGTCTGAGTTTGCCGAATTTCAGCGTATTGCTCCGGAAAAAGACAAGCGGGGTTTGCTACTAGAGGACACATCAATCAGTGCAATCGTTCTGAAGAACGCCGCACGTTTCCGGCTGACCTGGACCACGACTAGTGGCGAAACAAAAATCGAGCGAGAAACTGCGCCGGATGTTTGGGAGCTAGATGACGGCGATGTTCGTCAACGATTCCGTGTCCGCGTGCTTTCGCAGAAGGAGGTATATGAAATTTCACGTGACCCCCATGCACTTACTAACCTCATTGATCAGTCGGAAGGATTGCGACTGAACGACTGGCGGGAGAAACGTTCTCAGTTGCATGCGAAGTTCAAGCGGCTACGAAATGACCAACGTGAATTGGATTCTAAAATTCAGCCGAAACAAAGACTGCTGGGTGAATTGGGAGATGTCAACATCCAATTGAAGGTCTTTGAGGAAGGTGACAACAGGCAGGTGTTGCTGGACTATCAGAGACGGGGCCGCCAGGAACGAATCCTAGACGACCAGATTGAGGATGTTGGCCGGCTGGAGGAATCCATTCGAGGGTTGGTCGAAGAAGTAGCTCCGAACGATTTTGACGAGGAACAGTTCGATCGTGATGTTCAAAGTGATGCGAGCGCCGTCAAACTAATTGAGGAAGCAGTTGCGAAACAGCAGGCTGCCGCAGCGTCGCTTCGCGCGATCGCTGATGACTTGCAAGCGTTCGCGATTCAGTGGCGAAGTGAGCTTAGCTCGACTGCCTGGGCGACCACGAAAAAGCGTGTCGATGAGCGATATGAAGCCGTGGTTTCTGAATTAACTGAAGCGGGAGTTCAAGACCCCAACCAATACCGGAAGTTGGTCCAGCAACGAGCGCTAATTGAAGGAGAGCTAAAGCAGATTGGCGAATCGGAGAAAAGACTGGCCGAGATTCAGGTGGAATCAAGGGACTGCCTGCGTGAGATAGCAGGGCACCGACGGGAAATCTCGCAGCGAAGAATTGAGTTTCTGCGGGACACACTCGCTGACAACCAGTTTGTCAGAGCCAGCGTCGTTCCCTTTGGGGCGACGGCGGATGCGTGCGAGACGGAGTTTAGACGTCGCGTAGGATGTGATCAGGGATTCGAGCGAGACATTTTAGGTAACGAAAACTATACCGGAGCAATTGGCCATCTCTTTACCGCCCTGCCCACGGAACAGGAAGAGCGAAGCCGCGTCTTGGATGAGCGTCTTTTCGAGTTGAAGAGCGGTGTTGAGGAAATGGCCGTCGGAGGCGATTCCAAAGAGTATTGCACACAGAGTTTCGCGAAACGGATGGCAAAACTGTCGCCCGAACAGCTCGATAACGTTCTGCTTTGGTTTCCTGACGACGTGCTGAAAGTCGAGTACTGCCATGATCGTTCGAGAAATCGCTGGATGCCGATTGAACAGGGTTCGCCTGGGCAACGATCCGCTGCAATTCTTGCCTTTCTGCTGTCCAACGAGACCTGTCCGATCCTGCTAGATCAACCCGAAGATGATTTGGACAACCATCTCATTTATGACCTGATTGTCCAGCAGATTCGCGAAAAGAAGAGTCAACGGCAGATAATCACCGCAACGCACAACCCGAATATCGTGGTCAACGGTGATGCCGAGTTGGTGCTTGCTATGGATGCGACAACCGGACAATGCAGAGTGCATCCACAACGAAGTGGAAGTTTGCAAGAACCGAGAGTTCGCGCTGAAGTCTGCGATGTGATGGAAGGAGGACGGCAAGCTTTCCAGAAACGCTACAAACGCATCATGTTGCCGGCACCGAGCAATGGAGGTCGTCATGTTTGA
- a CDS encoding RNA-binding domain-containing protein codes for MFESPRQLLQAIELGEDSRLELKEVQYSGAKWKAPKVDDLAAEIAAMANADGGVIVLGVDDVRKEILGIPELNLDDAETIVRDLLNDKLEPPLIASVRKVRLPDSQGIDRSIIRIDIPKSLFVHRCKGRYWVRVGSSKREISPDYLARLMQQRSQARLIRFDEQTVPGTSLSTLDQSLVERYRSALSDSHFATFANKLAMLRPDSEGIERATVTGILLGTPGPTEFLPNAFIQAVAYRGDFETAFLDLENYQRDAKDFIGSVDQQVRDAVAFVDNNMTISGSKDLGRSNLPQYDLTAVFEAIVNAVSHRDYSMHGSKIRLHLFADRLRLHVPGDLANSMDVEALPVRQATRNEAITSLLARTPVDITLRDFDSPRQFMMDRRGEGVNQILLRSENLSGQRPTYEMIGDGELLLTIFAANPNSDTEHVVSSTAAKVESEDAE; via the coding sequence ATGTTTGAATCCCCCCGCCAGTTACTCCAAGCGATCGAACTTGGTGAAGACAGTCGTCTCGAGCTGAAGGAAGTTCAATATTCGGGAGCTAAATGGAAAGCTCCCAAGGTTGATGATTTGGCTGCCGAAATTGCAGCGATGGCAAATGCAGATGGGGGTGTCATTGTCTTGGGCGTCGATGACGTTCGTAAAGAGATCCTTGGCATCCCTGAACTAAATTTGGACGATGCTGAGACCATTGTCCGCGATCTCTTGAATGACAAGCTCGAACCGCCGCTGATCGCTTCGGTTCGCAAGGTTCGACTACCGGACTCCCAAGGGATTGATCGCTCGATCATACGTATCGACATCCCGAAAAGCCTTTTCGTTCATCGTTGCAAAGGCAGATACTGGGTGCGTGTAGGAAGTAGCAAGCGAGAGATTAGCCCTGACTACTTAGCGCGATTGATGCAGCAGCGTAGTCAGGCTCGTTTGATTCGGTTCGATGAACAAACTGTTCCGGGAACCTCGTTATCGACACTTGACCAATCGCTTGTTGAAAGATACCGGTCGGCGTTGTCTGACAGTCATTTTGCTACATTTGCGAACAAGCTAGCAATGCTTCGGCCCGATTCAGAAGGCATCGAGCGGGCGACTGTGACGGGCATCCTACTTGGAACGCCGGGTCCGACTGAATTTCTTCCCAATGCGTTCATTCAGGCGGTGGCGTACCGAGGAGACTTCGAGACGGCTTTTCTTGATCTTGAGAATTACCAACGCGATGCGAAAGACTTCATTGGATCAGTCGACCAACAAGTCAGGGATGCTGTCGCATTCGTTGACAACAACATGACCATTTCAGGATCGAAAGATCTGGGTCGATCCAATCTGCCCCAATACGATCTGACGGCAGTTTTTGAAGCGATCGTCAACGCGGTATCGCATCGGGATTATTCGATGCATGGATCTAAGATCCGCTTGCATCTATTCGCAGATCGGCTTCGGCTTCACGTCCCTGGCGATTTAGCGAATTCGATGGACGTTGAGGCACTCCCCGTACGACAGGCGACCCGCAATGAAGCGATCACAAGCTTGCTGGCTAGGACGCCCGTTGATATTACACTTCGTGATTTTGATTCACCTCGTCAATTCATGATGGACCGGCGAGGTGAGGGCGTAAATCAAATTCTATTGCGTAGCGAGAATTTGTCAGGTCAGCGGCCGACCTACGAAATGATCGGCGACGGCGAGTTGTTGCTAACGATCTTCGCTGCAAATCCAAACTCAGACACCGAACATGTAGTATCAAGCACTGCTGCCAAAGTCGAATCGGAGGATGCAGAGTGA
- the pglZ gene encoding BREX-1 system phosphatase PglZ type B, with protein MSGDTMLESLCDSLLDGSKHSAGEVPPVAILWTDAKGEWLPLVETLCARLPQLLVHGEYDSDKRTGPAIWLKCAIARQLPEVEIPEGLTPIVYLPLVSRQTLRAGTECPLQLQPLVELLYRGAVWTQKNGRDWSVEAMLVSKDAPGLGLDVAGDSHTKLSMMASLSVLADTPVSRLTGRRLEAEDFDKLMIGDHPRDLLRWMSDPLVVREEMGGVDSEGGTWHAFCNRCREDYGFDPDTDGELVAAEKLGMQETNVWEGLWGRYCESPKTYPGIPNLLRRAKPTNRIAYEKETWPDENETEEASLRTALAALDGVNATHASEAIAKLEQAHGFRRSWVWARLDQAPLALALEHLGHLAERTQTALGGDSPEDLAKLYADGGYLVDDAALAAMATIRTAADAVAVHAAVRALYLPWLDQAATRLQEVWRDPPRLTDRVSERLPEPTALAAGRSATGVYGGRPENTAFGSHGTVSSYESISADVGCCLLFADGLRYDLAQRLSLALSERSLMVASRRRWSALPSVTATAKPAVSPVTAKVRGVGLPDSFAPSLADDPEKSLTFARMHSLLKTDGYQIIGAGEVGDPAAAKARGWCEFGEIDKRGHSMQAKLASVVAEQVELIAERITELLDAGWREVRVITDHGWLLMPGGLPKEDLPHYLTEAKWARCATIKGESKPNVPKATWHWNQSAEFATGTGIRCFSAGHAYAHGGISLQECLIADMSVTLQNQPVRQDVSITKVDWKGLRCRISVSPASAGLSVDLRSKPNDPATSVAAGGKPLDGSETVTLFVEDDDLLESVVAVTVCNDAGQTIAKQNTTIGGE; from the coding sequence ATGAGTGGCGACACGATGCTCGAATCACTGTGTGATTCGCTTCTTGATGGTTCAAAGCACTCCGCCGGCGAGGTTCCACCGGTTGCGATCTTGTGGACAGATGCAAAAGGCGAATGGTTGCCGTTGGTCGAAACCCTGTGTGCGCGATTACCGCAGTTGCTTGTTCATGGTGAATACGACAGCGATAAGCGAACTGGCCCGGCGATCTGGTTGAAATGTGCGATTGCTCGGCAGTTGCCTGAGGTTGAGATTCCCGAAGGATTGACGCCCATCGTCTATCTGCCCTTGGTCAGCCGGCAAACATTACGTGCCGGAACCGAATGTCCGTTGCAACTGCAGCCCTTGGTCGAGCTGTTGTATCGCGGTGCGGTGTGGACACAAAAAAACGGTCGCGATTGGTCGGTCGAAGCAATGTTGGTCAGCAAGGACGCGCCGGGACTTGGGCTGGATGTCGCTGGCGACAGCCACACCAAGCTTTCGATGATGGCTTCCTTGTCGGTTTTGGCCGATACGCCGGTATCCCGTTTAACGGGCCGGAGACTGGAGGCGGAAGATTTTGACAAGCTGATGATCGGTGACCATCCGCGTGACCTGTTGCGTTGGATGAGTGACCCATTGGTAGTGCGTGAAGAGATGGGCGGCGTCGATAGCGAGGGTGGCACGTGGCATGCCTTCTGTAACCGATGCCGCGAGGATTATGGATTCGATCCGGATACCGATGGCGAACTGGTGGCCGCCGAAAAACTCGGCATGCAGGAAACGAATGTTTGGGAGGGGCTGTGGGGACGCTACTGTGAATCCCCCAAGACATACCCTGGTATTCCGAATCTGCTTCGCCGAGCCAAGCCGACCAACCGAATCGCTTACGAGAAAGAAACATGGCCGGACGAAAATGAAACGGAGGAAGCGTCGCTTCGCACCGCTTTGGCTGCGTTGGATGGCGTCAATGCAACGCATGCTAGTGAGGCGATCGCAAAGTTGGAACAGGCTCATGGTTTTCGGAGGTCATGGGTTTGGGCTCGATTAGACCAAGCTCCGCTTGCACTAGCCTTGGAACATCTAGGGCACCTGGCCGAGCGGACGCAAACGGCACTCGGAGGCGATTCGCCCGAGGACTTGGCGAAGCTGTACGCGGACGGCGGTTACTTGGTCGATGATGCGGCTCTCGCGGCAATGGCGACTATCCGTACGGCAGCCGACGCTGTGGCAGTACACGCCGCGGTGCGAGCGCTGTACTTGCCGTGGTTGGATCAGGCGGCAACTCGATTACAGGAAGTATGGCGTGACCCGCCCCGACTGACCGATCGTGTATCGGAGCGTTTGCCTGAGCCGACGGCGCTAGCTGCGGGCCGCAGCGCAACTGGTGTTTACGGAGGCAGACCCGAGAATACCGCATTCGGTTCACATGGAACGGTTTCTTCTTACGAATCTATTTCGGCGGACGTTGGATGTTGCTTGCTGTTTGCCGACGGTTTGCGTTACGACCTGGCGCAGCGGTTGTCGCTGGCTCTGTCTGAACGCAGCTTGATGGTCGCGTCACGGCGACGGTGGTCTGCGTTGCCATCGGTGACCGCAACGGCCAAGCCCGCTGTGTCGCCGGTAACGGCCAAGGTTCGCGGTGTGGGCCTGCCGGATAGCTTTGCCCCCTCGTTGGCCGACGATCCAGAAAAGTCGCTGACGTTCGCTCGTATGCACTCGTTGTTGAAAACAGACGGCTACCAGATCATCGGCGCGGGTGAGGTCGGCGATCCGGCTGCCGCTAAAGCGCGTGGTTGGTGCGAGTTTGGTGAGATCGACAAACGCGGTCACAGCATGCAGGCCAAGTTGGCATCGGTGGTGGCAGAGCAAGTCGAACTGATTGCCGAACGAATAACTGAACTGCTCGATGCCGGTTGGCGAGAAGTTCGCGTTATCACGGACCACGGTTGGTTGTTGATGCCAGGTGGGTTGCCGAAAGAAGATCTGCCGCATTACTTGACGGAAGCTAAATGGGCTCGCTGTGCGACGATCAAAGGTGAATCGAAACCGAATGTCCCCAAGGCGACGTGGCATTGGAACCAATCGGCCGAGTTCGCCACCGGCACCGGCATCCGATGCTTCTCTGCTGGTCACGCGTACGCGCACGGCGGCATCAGTTTGCAGGAGTGCTTGATCGCAGACATGTCGGTGACTCTGCAAAACCAGCCTGTGCGACAGGACGTTTCGATCACGAAAGTCGATTGGAAGGGGCTGCGTTGTCGGATCTCGGTCTCGCCGGCATCGGCTGGATTGAGCGTGGATTTGCGTAGCAAGCCTAATGATCCGGCAACTTCGGTCGCTGCGGGCGGCAAACCGCTTGACGGAAGCGAGACAGTCACGCTGTTTGTGGAGGATGATGACCTGTTGGAATCGGTCGTCGCGGTCACCGTGTGTAACGATGCCGGCCAAACAATTGCAAAACAAAACACCACCATTGGTGGCGAATAA